A window of Diospyros lotus cultivar Yz01 chromosome 14, ASM1463336v1, whole genome shotgun sequence contains these coding sequences:
- the LOC127790687 gene encoding uncharacterized protein LOC127790687 isoform X2, which produces MASARKWAAIISYIASRAYFYLIILQVPLFRVACSRVATCTTPLEVASCQLIRHQICPAVLVKALLYPGAVLHTLLNSATIPSFKEVYNPLILKNPNPAFVEPLDLRLIEVYVGSYLAVGGALLGALRPGGRMSLGGTLLVVWGLSKELFLGRNGVSLYPTLFIAPILAFLSIRRDVRKLIRCFKARRQKTPIRSFKLKAWKRV; this is translated from the exons ATGGCTTCTGCAAGGAAATGGGCTGCCATCATTTCATACATTGCCTCTCGCGCCTATTTCTATCTCATCATTTTACAGGTTCCTCTCTTCAG GGTAGCATGCAGCAGAGTGGCAACATGCACAACGCCATTAGAGGTGGCATCGTGTCAACTGATCCGCCACCAAATCTGCCCGGCTGTCCTGGTGAAGGCTCTCCTGTACCCGGGAGCTGTTCTACACACACTCCTCAATAGCGCTACCATTCCAAGCTTCAAAGAAGTCTATAATCCCCTCATCCTCAAGAACCCGAACCCTGCTTTTGTCGAACCGCTCGATCTCCGGCTTATCGAG GTTTATGTGGGAAGCTACTTGGCGGTGGGAGGAGCCCTGCTGGGAGCATTGAGGCCAGGAGGAAGAATGAGCCTTGGAGGGACACTGCTCGTTGTGTGGGGGCTTAGCAAAGAGCTCTTTCTTGGAAGAAATGGCGTCTCCCTCTACCCAACACTCTTCATTGCTCCAATTCTTGCCTTTCTTTCCATTAGAAGAGATGTTAGAAAGCTGATTCGTTGTTTCAAAGCTAGGCGCCAAAAGACACCAATCCGCAGCTTCAAGCTCAAGGCTTGGAAGCGCGTTTAG
- the LOC127790687 gene encoding uncharacterized protein LOC127790687 isoform X1, with amino-acid sequence MVLHGLIANEDMWKQKKWKEQLNSVHKCNLKPHSATTMYVFWVVRVACSRVATCTTPLEVASCQLIRHQICPAVLVKALLYPGAVLHTLLNSATIPSFKEVYNPLILKNPNPAFVEPLDLRLIEVYVGSYLAVGGALLGALRPGGRMSLGGTLLVVWGLSKELFLGRNGVSLYPTLFIAPILAFLSIRRDVRKLIRCFKARRQKTPIRSFKLKAWKRV; translated from the exons ATGGTCCTTCATGGGTTGATTGCTAATGAGGATATGTGGaagcaaaagaaatggaaagagcAACTAAACAGTGTGCACAAGTGCAATTTAAAACCTCATTCTGCGACTACCATGTATGTATTTTGGGTTGTCAGGGTAGCATGCAGCAGAGTGGCAACATGCACAACGCCATTAGAGGTGGCATCGTGTCAACTGATCCGCCACCAAATCTGCCCGGCTGTCCTGGTGAAGGCTCTCCTGTACCCGGGAGCTGTTCTACACACACTCCTCAATAGCGCTACCATTCCAAGCTTCAAAGAAGTCTATAATCCCCTCATCCTCAAGAACCCGAACCCTGCTTTTGTCGAACCGCTCGATCTCCGGCTTATCGAG GTTTATGTGGGAAGCTACTTGGCGGTGGGAGGAGCCCTGCTGGGAGCATTGAGGCCAGGAGGAAGAATGAGCCTTGGAGGGACACTGCTCGTTGTGTGGGGGCTTAGCAAAGAGCTCTTTCTTGGAAGAAATGGCGTCTCCCTCTACCCAACACTCTTCATTGCTCCAATTCTTGCCTTTCTTTCCATTAGAAGAGATGTTAGAAAGCTGATTCGTTGTTTCAAAGCTAGGCGCCAAAAGACACCAATCCGCAGCTTCAAGCTCAAGGCTTGGAAGCGCGTTTAG